From a region of the Pukyongiella litopenaei genome:
- a CDS encoding NADH-quinone oxidoreductase subunit D, whose protein sequence is MDGSKGFEDALTGEQKIRNFNINFGPQHPAAHGVLRLVLELDGEIVERCDPHIGLLHRGTEKLMESRTYLQNLPYLDRLDYVGTMNQEHAWCLAIEKLTGVAAPRRASLIRVLYCEIGRILNHLLNVTTQAMDVGALTPPLWGFEEREKLMIFYERASGARLHAAYFRPGGVHQDLPPELIDDIETWCHAFPRVLDDIDGLLTENRIFKQRNVDIGVVDETTIQEWGFSGVMARGSGLAWDLRRSQPYECYSEFDFQIPVGTKGDCFDRYLVRMEEMRQSVHIMLQAIEKLRAEPGDVLARGKLTPPNRRDMKTSMESLIHHFKLYTEGFHVPAGEVYAGVEAPKGEFGVYMVSDGTNRPYRAKLRAPGYMHLQAMDHVSKGHQLADIAAIIGTMDIVFGEVDR, encoded by the coding sequence ATGGATGGCTCCAAGGGATTCGAAGACGCGCTGACCGGCGAACAGAAGATCCGCAACTTCAACATCAACTTCGGCCCCCAGCACCCGGCGGCGCACGGGGTGCTGCGGCTGGTGCTGGAACTCGACGGCGAGATCGTCGAGCGCTGCGATCCGCATATCGGCCTGCTGCATCGCGGCACCGAGAAGCTGATGGAAAGCCGCACCTACCTGCAGAACCTGCCCTATCTGGACCGGCTGGACTACGTCGGCACGATGAACCAGGAACATGCCTGGTGCCTGGCCATCGAAAAGCTGACCGGTGTGGCCGCGCCGCGCCGCGCCTCGCTGATCCGGGTTCTGTATTGCGAAATCGGCCGCATCCTGAACCACCTGCTGAACGTGACCACGCAGGCGATGGACGTCGGCGCGCTGACCCCGCCGCTCTGGGGGTTCGAGGAACGCGAAAAGCTGATGATATTCTACGAACGCGCCAGCGGCGCGCGGCTTCACGCGGCCTATTTCCGCCCCGGAGGCGTCCATCAGGACCTGCCGCCCGAGCTGATCGACGACATCGAGACCTGGTGCCATGCCTTCCCCAGGGTGCTGGACGACATCGACGGGTTGCTGACCGAGAACCGGATCTTCAAGCAGCGCAACGTCGATATCGGCGTGGTGGATGAAACCACGATCCAGGAATGGGGGTTCTCCGGCGTCATGGCGCGCGGCTCGGGTCTGGCCTGGGATCTGCGGCGGTCGCAACCCTATGAATGCTACAGCGAATTCGACTTCCAGATCCCCGTCGGGACCAAGGGCGACTGTTTCGACCGCTACCTGGTGCGGATGGAGGAAATGCGCCAGTCGGTGCATATCATGCTGCAGGCGATCGAGAAGCTGCGCGCCGAACCCGGCGACGTTCTGGCGCGGGGCAAGCTGACGCCGCCGAACCGCCGCGACATGAAAACGTCGATGGAAAGCCTGATCCATCACTTCAAGCTCTATACCGAAGGGTTCCACGTTCCCGCCGGCGAAGTCTATGCCGGGGTCGAGGCGCCCAAGGGCGAGTTCGGGGTCTACATGGTCTCCGACGGCACCAACCGGCCCTATCGCGCCAAGCTGCGCGCGCCGGGCTACATGCACCTTCAGGCGATGGACCATGTCTCCAAGGGCCATCAGCTGGCCGATATCGCCGCCATCATCGGCACCATGGATATCGTGTTCGGCGAGGTTGACCGCTGA
- a CDS encoding NADH-quinone oxidoreductase subunit C has translation MSEDLKNLGEEIALKRNDCVLSWDVSFGELNMDVTPSNIVAFVEYLKADQGCRFSSLVDITAVDHIDRPKRFDVVYHLLSMYTNQRIRLRVAIRDGDTVPSITSVHPCANWLEREVFDMFGIHFTGHPDLRRILTDYGFRGHPLRKDFPTTGYTEVRYDEALKRVVYEPVSLVQEYRQFDFMSPWEGAEYILPGDEKSDENTGAK, from the coding sequence ATGAGCGAGGACCTGAAGAACCTGGGCGAGGAAATCGCGCTCAAGCGCAACGACTGCGTGCTGTCCTGGGATGTCAGCTTTGGCGAGCTGAACATGGATGTGACGCCGTCGAACATCGTCGCCTTCGTCGAGTATCTCAAGGCCGACCAGGGCTGCCGGTTCTCGTCGCTGGTGGACATCACCGCCGTTGACCATATCGACCGGCCGAAACGGTTCGATGTCGTCTATCACCTGCTGTCGATGTACACCAACCAGCGCATCCGGCTGCGGGTCGCGATCCGCGACGGCGACACGGTGCCGTCGATCACCTCGGTGCATCCCTGCGCGAACTGGCTCGAGCGCGAGGTGTTCGACATGTTCGGGATCCATTTCACCGGCCATCCGGACCTGCGCCGCATTCTGACCGATTACGGGTTCCGCGGGCATCCGCTGCGCAAGGATTTTCCGACCACCGGCTATACCGAGGTGCGGTATGACGAGGCGCTCAAGCGCGTGGTCTATGAACCGGTGTCGCTGGTGCAGGAATACCGGCAGTTCGATTTCATGAGCCCCTGGGAAGGTGCGGAGTACATCCTGCCGGGCGACGAGAAATCGGACGAAAATACGGGGGCGAAGTGA
- a CDS encoding NuoB/complex I 20 kDa subunit family protein → MGVATTTNAAGVDKDVATRALNTELQDKGFLLTSTEDIINWARTGSLHWMTFGLACCAVEMMHTSMPRYDAERFGIAPRASPRQSDVMIVAGTLTNKMAPALRKVYDQMPEPRYVISMGSCANGGGYYHYSYSVVRGCDRVVPVDIYVPGCPPTAEALLYGLMQLQRKIRRTGTIVR, encoded by the coding sequence ATGGGCGTAGCCACCACCACCAACGCCGCCGGCGTGGACAAGGACGTTGCCACGAGGGCGCTGAACACCGAATTGCAGGACAAGGGGTTCCTGCTGACCTCGACCGAGGACATCATCAACTGGGCGCGTACCGGGTCGCTGCACTGGATGACCTTCGGGCTGGCCTGTTGCGCGGTCGAGATGATGCACACCTCGATGCCGCGCTATGACGCCGAACGGTTCGGCATCGCGCCGCGGGCCTCGCCGCGCCAGTCGGACGTGATGATCGTGGCCGGTACCCTGACCAACAAGATGGCCCCGGCGCTGCGCAAGGTCTATGACCAGATGCCCGAGCCGCGCTATGTGATCAGCATGGGCAGCTGCGCCAATGGCGGCGGCTATTATCACTACAGCTATTCGGTGGTGCGGGGCTGCGACCGGGTCGTGCCGGTGGACATCTATGTGCCCGGCTGCCCGCCGACCGCCGAGGCGCTGCTCTACGGGCTGATGCAGCTTCAGCGCAAGATCCGCAGGACGGGGACGATCGTGAGATGA
- a CDS encoding NADH-quinone oxidoreductase subunit A gives MEELLREYFPILVFLVVAIGLGIVLILAAIVLAVRNPDPEKVSAYECGFNAFDDARMKFDVRFYLVSILFIIFDLEIAFLFPWAVAFKDVSMVGFWSMMVFLAVLTIGFAYEWKKGAMEWA, from the coding sequence GTGGAAGAGCTGTTGCGGGAATATTTCCCGATCCTCGTGTTTCTCGTCGTCGCCATCGGGCTCGGGATCGTTCTGATCCTCGCGGCCATCGTGCTGGCGGTCCGCAATCCCGACCCGGAAAAGGTGAGCGCCTACGAATGCGGCTTCAACGCGTTCGACGACGCGCGGATGAAATTCGACGTGCGTTTCTACCTTGTGTCGATCCTGTTCATCATTTTCGACCTTGAAATCGCGTTCCTGTTCCCCTGGGCGGTGGCGTTCAAGGATGTGAGCATGGTGGGCTTCTGGTCGATGATGGTGTTCCTCGCGGTGCTGACCATCGGCTTTGCCTACGAATGGAAGAAGGGGGCGATGGAATGGGCGTAG
- a CDS encoding crotonase/enoyl-CoA hydratase family protein: protein MYETLKLETDARGVAALTLNRVEKHNAMSAQMIDELTGAAARLADDDAVRVVVLTGAGKTFCAGGDLAWMQVQMAADSETRFVEARKLAGMLNALNALPKPVIGALQGNAFGGGVGIASICDVAIGVDSLKMGFTETRLGIIPATIGPYVLARMGEANARRVFMSARIFGAEEAVRLGLLARAVPAGDLAAAVEAEVAPYLSCAPGAVAAAKRLARDLGPRIDAEVIDSTIRGLVARWETDEAQEGIGAFFDRRKPSWQAGS from the coding sequence ATGTACGAGACGCTGAAACTGGAAACCGACGCACGCGGCGTGGCCGCGCTGACCCTGAACCGGGTCGAAAAACACAACGCGATGTCGGCGCAGATGATCGACGAGCTGACCGGTGCCGCGGCGCGGCTGGCCGATGACGACGCGGTTCGGGTGGTGGTGCTGACCGGCGCGGGCAAGACCTTCTGCGCCGGTGGCGACCTGGCCTGGATGCAGGTGCAGATGGCCGCCGATTCCGAAACCCGGTTCGTCGAGGCCCGCAAGCTGGCCGGGATGCTGAACGCGCTGAACGCGCTGCCCAAACCGGTGATCGGCGCGTTGCAGGGCAACGCCTTTGGCGGCGGTGTCGGCATCGCCAGCATCTGCGACGTGGCGATCGGCGTCGACAGCCTGAAGATGGGGTTCACCGAAACCCGGCTGGGGATCATCCCGGCCACGATCGGCCCCTATGTGCTGGCGCGCATGGGCGAGGCCAACGCGCGGCGCGTGTTCATGTCCGCCCGCATCTTCGGCGCGGAAGAAGCCGTGCGGCTGGGCCTGCTGGCACGCGCGGTTCCGGCCGGGGACCTGGCGGCGGCGGTCGAGGCCGAGGTCGCCCCCTACCTGTCCTGCGCCCCCGGCGCGGTGGCCGCGGCCAAGCGGCTGGCGCGCGATCTGGGCCCGCGCATCGATGCCGAGGTGATCGATTCGACCATTCGCGGTCTGGTCGCGCGTTGGGAAACCGACGAGGCACAGGAAGGAATCGGTGCCTTTTTCGACCGCCGCAAGCCAAGCTGGCAGGCCGGAAGCTGA
- a CDS encoding hydroxymethylglutaryl-CoA lyase, whose amino-acid sequence MKERIEIFEVGPRDGLQNEKREIPVAEKVALVDCLSRAGFSRIECASFVSPKWVPQMAGSAQVLAGIARAPGVRYAALTPNMRGYDDALAARADEIAVFASASEGFSKANLNATVADSVDRFVPILEAARHIDLPVRGYISCVTDCPFDGPTDPGAVAALADRLFGMGCYEISLGDTIGQGTPDSIARMLSAVRDVVPATRLAGHYHDTAGRALDNIDASLVMGVRVFDAAVGGLGGCPYAPGASGNVATEAVAAHLERLGYDTGLDMDVVNEAAAMARAMREG is encoded by the coding sequence ATGAAGGAACGGATCGAGATCTTCGAGGTGGGGCCGCGCGACGGGCTCCAGAACGAAAAACGCGAAATCCCGGTGGCCGAAAAGGTGGCGCTGGTCGATTGCCTGAGCCGGGCCGGGTTCTCGCGGATCGAATGCGCGTCCTTCGTCAGCCCGAAATGGGTGCCGCAGATGGCCGGGTCGGCGCAGGTCCTGGCGGGCATCGCCCGCGCGCCGGGGGTGCGCTACGCGGCGCTGACCCCGAACATGCGCGGCTATGACGACGCGCTGGCGGCACGGGCCGACGAGATCGCGGTGTTCGCCTCGGCCTCCGAGGGGTTTTCGAAGGCGAACCTGAACGCGACGGTGGCCGACTCCGTGGACCGGTTCGTGCCGATCCTCGAGGCGGCGCGGCATATCGACCTGCCGGTGCGCGGCTATATCTCCTGCGTGACCGACTGCCCGTTCGACGGGCCGACCGATCCCGGCGCGGTGGCCGCGCTGGCGGACCGGCTGTTCGGGATGGGCTGTTACGAGATCTCGCTGGGCGACACCATCGGGCAGGGCACGCCCGACAGCATCGCGCGGATGCTGTCCGCGGTGCGCGACGTGGTGCCCGCGACGCGGCTGGCCGGCCATTATCACGACACCGCCGGGCGGGCGCTGGACAATATCGACGCCTCGCTGGTCATGGGGGTGCGGGTGTTCGATGCCGCCGTCGGCGGGCTGGGCGGCTGTCCCTATGCGCCGGGCGCATCGGGCAACGTGGCGACCGAGGCGGTCGCGGCGCATCTGGAGCGGCTGGGTTACGACACCGGGCTGGACATGGACGTGGTGAACGAGGCCGCGGCGATGGCGCGGGCGATGCGGGAGGGATGA
- a CDS encoding acetyl/propionyl/methylcrotonyl-CoA carboxylase subunit alpha, whose product MFDTILIANRGEIACRVMETAQKIGVRCVAVYSDADAGTRHVAMADRAVHIGGPAPADSYLRGEAIIAAARETGAQAIHPGYGFLSENPDFVEAVEAAGLTFIGPSADAIRKMGLKDAAKKLMEAAGVPVVPGYHGDNQDPAHLAAEAGRIGYPVLIKAVAGGGGKGMRLVETAGDFAAALDSARGEARTAFGNDAVLVEKFVTKPRHIEVQVFGDGTHAVHLFERDCSLQRRHQKVIEEAPAPGMTADMRAAMGEAGVRAAEAIGYRGAGTVEFIVDASEGLRADRFWFMEMNTRLQVEHPVTEAITGVDLVEWQLRVASGEALPARQEDLAITGHAFEARLYAEDVPKGFLPATGTLTHLAFPDGCRADSGVRSGDTISPWYDPMISKVIVHGSTRAVALARLDRALRHTQVAGTVTNLAFLGALTRHAGFAAGDVDTGLIGRDLDALTATPPPEPRHAVAAAMAATGLDREQRDMGFALWAPLRRSAALSRDGEVIDLVVEVETRDRQRWQAAGTEVIAERTDGTWLVGGEVMPDVSVAGGVATVFDGYGLAFDLVDPLERAEAATGDGNLVEAPMPGLVKSVHAEPGQAVAEGDRLAVLEAMKMEHSLLAARDGVIAEVLVEAGAQVEAGAALVRLEEEDG is encoded by the coding sequence ATGTTTGACACGATCCTGATCGCCAACCGCGGCGAAATCGCCTGCCGGGTGATGGAAACCGCCCAGAAGATCGGCGTGCGCTGCGTTGCGGTCTATTCGGACGCGGATGCCGGCACCCGGCATGTGGCGATGGCGGACCGTGCGGTGCATATCGGCGGCCCGGCCCCCGCCGACAGCTACCTGCGCGGCGAGGCGATCATCGCGGCGGCCCGCGAAACTGGCGCGCAGGCGATCCATCCCGGCTATGGTTTCCTGTCCGAGAACCCCGATTTCGTCGAGGCGGTCGAGGCCGCCGGGCTGACCTTCATCGGTCCCTCGGCCGACGCGATCCGCAAGATGGGCCTCAAGGACGCCGCCAAGAAACTGATGGAGGCGGCGGGCGTGCCGGTGGTGCCCGGCTATCACGGCGACAACCAGGACCCCGCGCATCTGGCGGCCGAGGCAGGCCGGATCGGTTATCCGGTGCTGATCAAGGCGGTCGCGGGCGGCGGCGGCAAGGGAATGCGGCTGGTCGAGACGGCCGGGGATTTCGCCGCCGCGCTCGACAGCGCGCGCGGCGAGGCGCGGACCGCCTTCGGCAATGACGCGGTGCTGGTCGAGAAATTCGTGACCAAGCCCCGCCATATCGAGGTGCAGGTCTTTGGCGACGGCACCCATGCCGTGCACCTGTTCGAACGCGACTGTTCGCTGCAGCGCCGCCATCAGAAGGTGATCGAGGAAGCCCCCGCCCCCGGCATGACCGCGGACATGCGGGCCGCGATGGGCGAGGCCGGCGTTCGCGCGGCCGAGGCGATCGGCTATCGGGGCGCGGGCACGGTCGAGTTCATCGTCGATGCCTCCGAGGGGCTGCGCGCCGACCGGTTCTGGTTCATGGAGATGAACACCCGCCTGCAGGTGGAACACCCGGTGACCGAGGCGATCACCGGCGTCGACCTGGTGGAATGGCAGCTGCGGGTCGCCTCGGGCGAAGCGCTGCCCGCCCGGCAGGAGGACCTGGCCATTACCGGTCATGCCTTCGAGGCGCGGCTCTATGCCGAGGATGTGCCCAAGGGCTTCTTGCCCGCGACCGGCACGCTCACGCATCTGGCCTTTCCCGACGGGTGCCGCGCCGACAGCGGCGTGCGCAGCGGCGACACGATCAGCCCGTGGTACGATCCGATGATCTCCAAGGTGATCGTACACGGATCGACCCGCGCGGTGGCGCTGGCGCGGCTGGACCGGGCGCTGCGCCATACGCAGGTGGCGGGAACGGTGACCAACCTCGCCTTTCTCGGCGCGCTGACCCGGCATGCCGGGTTTGCGGCGGGCGACGTGGATACCGGCCTGATCGGGCGCGATCTGGACGCGCTGACGGCAACGCCGCCCCCCGAACCGCGCCATGCGGTGGCGGCGGCGATGGCCGCGACCGGGCTCGACCGCGAACAGCGTGACATGGGGTTTGCGCTCTGGGCGCCGCTGCGGCGCAGCGCCGCGCTCTCGCGTGACGGCGAGGTGATCGACCTCGTGGTCGAGGTCGAGACCCGCGACCGCCAGCGCTGGCAGGCGGCGGGCACCGAGGTGATCGCCGAACGCACCGACGGCACCTGGCTGGTCGGCGGCGAGGTGATGCCCGATGTCTCGGTCGCCGGCGGCGTGGCCACGGTCTTCGACGGCTACGGCCTTGCCTTTGACCTCGTGGATCCGCTGGAACGTGCCGAAGCCGCGACCGGCGACGGGAACCTGGTCGAGGCGCCGATGCCGGGCCTGGTCAAATCGGTCCACGCGGAACCCGGGCAGGCGGTGGCCGAAGGCGACCGGCTGGCGGTGCTCGAGGCGATGAAGATGGAACATTCGCTGCTGGCCGCCCGCGACGGCGTGATCGCCGAGGTTCTGGTCGAGGCGGGCGCCCAGGTCGAGGCGGGCGCGGCGCTGGTGCGGCTCGAGGAGGAAGACGGCTGA
- a CDS encoding carboxyl transferase domain-containing protein, protein MKLASRAITTSEGFRANRAAHLEALETIATAARQAALGGGDKARDRHLSRGKMLPRERVANLLDPGAPFLEIGATAAHGMYDGAAPCAGVIAGIGRVQGREVMVVCNDATVKGGTYYPTTVKKHLRAQEIAETNRLPCIYLVDSGGANLPNQDEVFPDRDHFGRIFYNQANMSARGIPQIAVVMGSCTAGGAYVPAMSDVTIIVREQGTIFLAGPPLVKAATGEVVSAEDLGGGDVHTRLSGVADYLAEDDAHALALARRAVASLNIARPDTVQWETPEPPAYDPEEILGVVPADLRTPYDIREVIARVVDGSRFDEFKPRFGETLVTGFAHLRGCPVGIVANNGVLFSESAQKGAHFIELCSQRGIPLVFLQNITGFMVGKRYENEGIARHGAKMVTAVATTSVPKITLLVGGSFGAGNYGMAGRAYSPRFLWTWPNSRISVMGGEQAAGVLATVRRDGIERQGGTWSAEDEAEFKRPTLEMFDHQSHPLYASARLWDDGVIDPRRTRDVLALSLSAALNAPIEPTRFGVFRM, encoded by the coding sequence GTGAAACTCGCATCCAGGGCCATCACCACCTCGGAAGGGTTCAGGGCCAACCGGGCCGCCCATCTCGAAGCGTTGGAAACCATTGCCACCGCGGCCCGGCAGGCCGCGCTGGGCGGCGGTGACAAGGCGCGCGACCGCCATCTGTCGCGGGGCAAGATGCTGCCGCGCGAACGGGTGGCCAACCTGCTCGATCCCGGTGCGCCGTTCCTGGAAATCGGCGCCACCGCGGCCCATGGCATGTATGACGGCGCCGCCCCCTGCGCGGGCGTGATCGCGGGGATCGGCCGGGTGCAGGGCCGCGAGGTCATGGTGGTCTGCAACGACGCCACCGTGAAGGGCGGCACCTACTACCCGACGACGGTCAAGAAACACCTGCGGGCGCAGGAGATCGCCGAAACCAACCGGCTGCCCTGCATCTACCTGGTCGACAGCGGCGGCGCCAACCTGCCCAACCAGGACGAGGTTTTCCCCGACCGCGACCATTTCGGGCGCATCTTCTACAACCAGGCCAACATGTCCGCCAGGGGCATTCCGCAGATCGCCGTGGTCATGGGCTCCTGCACCGCCGGCGGCGCCTATGTGCCGGCAATGTCGGACGTGACCATCATCGTGCGCGAACAGGGGACAATCTTTCTGGCCGGCCCGCCGCTAGTCAAGGCCGCCACCGGCGAGGTGGTCAGCGCCGAGGATCTCGGCGGCGGCGACGTGCATACGCGCCTGTCCGGCGTGGCCGACTACCTGGCCGAGGATGACGCCCACGCGCTGGCGCTGGCGCGGCGCGCGGTTGCCTCGCTGAATATCGCCAGGCCGGACACGGTGCAGTGGGAAACGCCCGAACCGCCCGCCTATGACCCCGAGGAAATCCTCGGCGTGGTGCCTGCCGACCTGCGCACGCCCTACGACATCCGCGAGGTGATCGCCCGCGTGGTGGACGGGTCGCGGTTCGACGAATTCAAACCGCGCTTCGGCGAAACGCTGGTGACCGGCTTTGCCCACCTGCGCGGCTGCCCGGTCGGGATCGTCGCCAACAACGGCGTGCTGTTCTCGGAATCCGCCCAGAAGGGCGCGCATTTCATCGAACTGTGCAGCCAGCGCGGCATCCCGCTGGTGTTTCTGCAGAACATCACCGGCTTCATGGTCGGCAAACGCTACGAAAACGAAGGCATCGCGCGGCACGGGGCCAAGATGGTCACCGCCGTCGCCACCACCAGCGTGCCCAAGATCACCCTGCTGGTCGGCGGATCGTTCGGCGCGGGCAATTACGGCATGGCCGGGCGCGCCTATTCGCCCCGCTTCCTGTGGACCTGGCCCAATTCGCGGATCTCGGTGATGGGCGGCGAACAGGCCGCCGGCGTGCTGGCCACGGTCCGGCGCGACGGGATCGAACGGCAGGGCGGCACCTGGTCGGCCGAGGACGAGGCAGAATTCAAGCGCCCGACGCTGGAGATGTTCGACCACCAGTCGCACCCGCTCTACGCCTCGGCCCGGCTCTGGGATGACGGCGTGATCGACCCCCGCCGCACCCGCGACGTGCTGGCATTGTCGCTTTCGGCGGCGCTGAACGCACCGATTGAACCCACCCGTTTCGGCGTATTCCGGATGTGA
- a CDS encoding lysozyme inhibitor LprI family protein encodes MMYGRLYPVIVCLAAAPALAQDISWSVEDTERCLASAKDPMFETMCIGASADTCMETPGGGTTAGSGYCLEQELLYWDDRLNAAYRDLMDRARASDAENTASGASGPGIAPALQRMQQAWIVFRDAACDFESALWSGGTGAGPALHACLMNRTGQQALALEQGAWLGD; translated from the coding sequence ATGATGTATGGACGGCTCTATCCCGTGATTGTCTGTCTGGCGGCGGCTCCGGCGCTGGCGCAGGATATTTCCTGGTCGGTCGAGGATACCGAACGCTGCCTCGCCAGCGCCAAGGATCCGATGTTCGAAACGATGTGCATCGGGGCCTCGGCCGATACCTGCATGGAAACACCCGGCGGCGGCACCACGGCCGGGTCGGGCTATTGCCTGGAACAGGAACTGCTCTACTGGGACGACCGCCTGAACGCCGCCTACCGGGACCTGATGGACCGGGCCCGCGCCAGCGATGCCGAAAACACGGCCTCCGGCGCCAGCGGCCCCGGGATCGCCCCGGCGCTGCAGCGGATGCAGCAGGCCTGGATCGTCTTTCGCGACGCGGCCTGCGATTTCGAGAGCGCGCTGTGGTCCGGGGGCACCGGCGCCGGTCCGGCGCTCCATGCCTGCCTGATGAACCGCACCGGCCAGCAGGCGCTGGCGCTCGAACAGGGCGCATGGCTGGGCGACTAG
- a CDS encoding isovaleryl-CoA dehydrogenase, which yields MFNASMQFDLGEDVNALREMVHRWAQERVKPLAAGIDSTNAFPNELWKEMGDLGLLGITVPEEYGGAGMSYLAHVIAVEEIARASASVSLSYGAHSNLCVNQIKLNGTDEQKRKYLPGLISGDHVGALAMSEAGAGSDVVSMKLRAEKRNDHYRLNGNKYWITNGPDADTLVVYAKTDPEAGSKGITAFLIEKQFTGFSTSPHFDKLGMRGSNTAELIFADVEVPFDNVLGAEGKGVAVLMSGLDYERVVLAGIGTGIIAACLDEIMPYLSERKQFGKPIGSFQLMQGKIADMYAAMNSARAYIYEVAKACDRGDVTRQDAAACCLYASEAAMTQAHQAVQAMGGAGFLNDAPVARIFRDAKLMEIGAGTSEIRRMLVGRELMGSMG from the coding sequence ATGTTCAACGCCAGCATGCAGTTCGACCTGGGCGAGGATGTGAACGCGCTGCGCGAGATGGTGCATCGCTGGGCGCAGGAACGGGTCAAGCCGCTGGCCGCCGGGATCGACAGCACCAATGCGTTTCCCAATGAGCTCTGGAAGGAAATGGGCGATCTGGGCCTGCTGGGGATCACCGTGCCCGAGGAATATGGCGGCGCGGGCATGTCCTATCTCGCGCATGTGATCGCGGTCGAGGAAATCGCGCGGGCCTCGGCCAGCGTATCGCTCAGCTACGGCGCCCATTCCAACCTCTGTGTCAACCAGATCAAGCTGAACGGCACCGATGAACAGAAACGGAAATACCTGCCCGGCCTGATCTCGGGCGATCATGTCGGCGCGCTGGCCATGTCCGAGGCCGGTGCCGGTTCCGACGTGGTGTCGATGAAGCTGCGCGCCGAGAAGCGTAACGACCACTACCGGCTCAACGGCAACAAATACTGGATCACCAACGGCCCCGACGCCGATACGCTGGTGGTCTATGCCAAGACCGATCCCGAGGCGGGCAGCAAGGGCATCACCGCCTTCCTGATCGAAAAGCAGTTCACCGGGTTCTCGACCTCGCCCCATTTCGACAAGCTGGGGATGCGGGGGTCGAACACGGCCGAACTGATCTTTGCGGATGTCGAGGTGCCGTTCGACAACGTGCTGGGCGCCGAGGGCAAGGGTGTGGCGGTGCTGATGTCGGGCCTGGATTACGAACGGGTGGTGCTGGCCGGGATCGGCACCGGGATCATCGCCGCCTGTCTCGACGAAATCATGCCCTACCTGTCCGAGCGCAAGCAGTTCGGCAAGCCGATCGGGTCGTTCCAGCTGATGCAGGGCAAGATCGCCGACATGTATGCGGCGATGAACTCGGCGCGGGCCTATATCTACGAAGTGGCGAAGGCCTGCGATCGGGGGGACGTGACCCGCCAGGACGCGGCGGCCTGCTGTCTCTATGCCTCCGAGGCGGCGATGACCCAGGCGCATCAGGCGGTGCAGGCCATGGGCGGCGCCGGGTTCCTGAACGATGCCCCGGTCGCCCGCATCTTCCGCGATGCCAAGCTGATGGAGATCGGCGCCGGCACCTCGGAAATTCGCCGGATGCTGGTTGGCCGCGAACTGATGGGTTCGATGGGATGA